Proteins from a genomic interval of Rosa chinensis cultivar Old Blush chromosome 2, RchiOBHm-V2, whole genome shotgun sequence:
- the LOC112184648 gene encoding uncharacterized protein LOC112184648: protein MSSSTSGTTKKDHAWRWTKPIPGELKYFLCAFCDQRNTGGIFRFKQHLVGTHKGIKPCNKVPPNVKDWCTKALQRNEEEKQTRIAVRREIGGLESLEGDAHYQEVTNVAASESGSAQTPLGGGSTGQPKARGPMDKFVSSKARQVTLNTSYKKEERHDVCRAIGRLFYTSALAFNVANNPYYFAALEMVAKYGPGFQPPTSHELRTWILREEVEDVQKLMEAHKKDWSHYGCTIMSDGWTDGKSRVILNFLVNSPKGTWFLKSVDASDTIKNGELMLNYLDSIVEEVGEENVVQIVTDNASNYKWAGKELMKHRSKLWWTPCAAHCIDLMLEDISKMKVFETTIQKAKQIVKFIYGHTQVLSIMRKFTDNKEIIRPAVTRFATSFLSLQSLYKQKEALISMFSSKDWYECGCTKHKDAYEVRKWILRDTSFWNHVAYCIKSVLPLVCVLREVDSEVRPAMGFIYELMDAAKEKIASNLGNVEAKYGAIWRRIDNRWSPQLHQPLHAAGYYLNPQFRYEDNFKNTEHVKKGLEECMDRMLVGEARVAAEIQLDLYERKLGKFGSAMAESTRKIRSPVFWWEKYGTQTPELMNFATRVLSLTCSASGCERNWSTFEMIHTKKRNRLEHKRLHALVYVKYNIALRDRNLKRNATMTDPIVVEEIESDDEWITEIEDPVLPPNPHWLEDNVEDLTLNDEAVRNVPIGTYKSTLIDREPPPRVHSPPREPTPPREPTPSLDEPIVLYKRKSSEGACSSKRKTPRKSMRLDDIVDDGIRINPFDDTNPLFEHHGDDSDGGDSDGGDSLGEDSLDGDLLIDDDDDFQG from the exons ATGAGTTCTAGTACTAGCGGGACAACAAAGAAAGACCATGCTTGGCGATGGACTAAACCAATTCCCGGGGAGTTGAAGTACTTTTTGTGTGCATTTTGTGATCAAAGAAATACCGGTGGCATATTCAGGTTCAAGCAACATTTAGTTGGCACTCATAAAGGAATCAAACCTTGTAACAAAGTTCCACCAAATGTGAAAGATTGGTGCACTAAAGCACttcaaagaaatgaagaagagaaacAAACAAGGATTGCGGTGCGTCGGGAGATAGGGGGATTGGAAAGTCTAGAAGGAGATGCACATTATCAAGAGGTGACAAATgttgctgcaagtgagagtGGTAGTGCTCAAACTCCACTTGGTGGTGGTTCTACGGGTCAACCGAAGGCTAGAGGACCGATGGACAAGTTTGTATCCTCAAAAGCTCGTCAAGTTACATTAAATACTTCatacaagaaagaagaaagacatGATGTGTGTAGAGCAATTGGGCGTTTGTTTTATACTAGTGCATTGGCTTTCAATGTGGCAAATAATCCTTATTATTTTGCGGCATTGGAGATGGTTGCCAAATACGGTCCCGGTTTTCAACCTCCAACAAGTCATGAGTTAAGGACTTGGATTTTGAGGGAAGAAGTTGAAGATGTTCAAAAGTTAATGGAAGCACACAAAAAAGATTGGAGCCACTATGGATGCACTATTATGTCGGATGGTTGGACGGATGGCAAGAGTAGGGTTATACTAAATTTTTTAGTAAATAGCCCTAAAGGTACATGGTTCTTGAAATCGGTTGATGCATCGGATACAATTAAAAATGGAGAGTTGATGCTAAATTACTTGGATAGTATTGTGGAGGAGGTAGGGGAGGAGAATGTTGTCCAAATAGTTACGGACAATGCTTCCAATTATAAGTGGGCGGGAAAGGAACTAATGAAGCATAGGAGTAAATTGTGGTGGACTCCGTGTGCGGCTCATTGCATTGACTTGATGTTAGAAGATATTAGCAAGATGAAAGTCTTTGAAACCACCATTCAAAAAGCTAAGCAAATTGTGAAATTCATTTATGGGCACACACAAGTTCTTTCCATTATGAGGAAATTCACCGACAACAAGGAGATTATTCGACCGGCGGTTACAAGGTTTGCcacatcttttctctctcttcaaagtTTATATAAGCAAAAGGAGGCTCTTATTAGTATGTTTTCATCAAAAGATTGGTATGAATGTGGATGTACAAAACATAAGGATGCTTATGAGGTGAGGAAGTGGATCCTTCGTGACACAAGTTTTTGGAACCATGTTGCTTATTGCATAAAGAGTGTCTTGCCCCTTGTTTGTGTCTTAAGAGAGGTTGATTCGGAAGTAAGACCCGCCATGGGATTTATCTATGAGTTGATGGATGCCGCAAAAGAAAAGATTGCAAGTAATCTTGGAAATGTAGAAGCAAAGTATGGAGCGATTTGGAGGAGAATAGATAATAGATGGAGTCCACAACTTCATCAACCATTGCATGCGGCGGGTTATTACTTGAACCCTCAATTCCGATATGAAGACAACTTTAAAAATACCGAGCATGTGAAGAAGGGTTTGGAAGAGTGCATGGATAGGATGCTAGTTGGTGAGGCTCGTGTCGCAGCGGAAATACAATTAGACTTATATGAGCGAAAGCTTGGTAAGTTTGGAAGTGCGATGGCCGAATCTACTAGAAAAATCCGATCACCCG tgtTTTGGTGGGAAAAATATGGGACACAAACACCGGAGTTGATGAATTTTGCTACTCGGGTCCTTTCCCTTACTTGTAGTGCATCGGGGTGTGAGAGGAATTGGAGTACTTTTGAAATG ATTCATACCAAAAAGAGGAATAGACTTGAGCACAAGAGATTGCATGCTTTAGTCTATGTGAAATATAATATTGCTCTACGAGATAGGAATTTGAAAAGGAATGCTACAATGACCGATCCTATTGTAGTGGAAGAAATTGAATCTGATGATGAATGGATAACAGAGATAGAGGATCCGGTTCTTCCCCCGAATCCACATTGgcttgaggacaatgtagaagATCTAACATTAAATGATGAGGCGGTAAGAAATGTGCCAATTGGTACATATAAAAGTACCCTAATTGATAGAGAGCCTCCTCCTCGTGTGCATTCTCCTCCTCGTGAGCCTACTCCTCCCCGTGAGCCTACTCCTTCTCTTGATGAGCCTATTGTTTTATACAAAAGGAAATCTAGTGAAGGAGCATGTTCAA GTAaaagaaaaactccaagaaaatcaaTGCGTCTTGATGACATTGTGGATGATGGTATTAGAATTAATCCATTTGATGACACCAATCCTCTCTTCGAGCACCATGGTGATGATAGTGATGGAGGTGATAGTGATGGTGGTGATAGTTTGGGTGAAGATAGTTTGGATGGTGATCTTCTAATTGATGACGATGATGATTTCCAAGGATGA